The proteins below are encoded in one region of Apium graveolens cultivar Ventura chromosome 4, ASM990537v1, whole genome shotgun sequence:
- the LOC141718698 gene encoding uncharacterized protein LOC141718698 — MNFSTEDYEDVIRPHEDPLIINPLIRQNKIWKVLVDTGSSVNILFHKTYCNMNLAGEQLEPCNEAPLYAFGGHPIQFEGTITLPVLLGKLSYTVEKLVKFYVVQIESPYNAILRRPLLSTFEAVEFIPHLKIKFQRKKG; from the coding sequence ATGAATTTCAGTACAGAAGATTATGAGGACGTCATTCGCCCACATGAAGACCCTCTTATCATCAACCCTCTCATTAGGCAGAACAAAATTTGGAAGGTTCTGGTGGACACCGGAAGTTCGGTCAATATACTGTTCCATAAGACTTATTGCAATATGAATCTGGCGGGAGAACAGTTAGAACCCTGCAACGAAGCACCTCTCTACGCCTTCGGGGGACACCCGATACAGTTTGAAGGTACAATAACACTTCCCGTCCTTTTGGGTAAATTGTCATATACTGTTGAAAAACTTGTAAAGTTCTATGTGGTTCAGATCGAGAGTCCATATAATGCTATCCTGCGAAGACCATTACTGTCAACCTTCGAAGCAGTAGAATTTATACCCCATCTCAAGATTAAATTCCAACGGAAAAAGGGGTAG